The Coccidioides posadasii str. Silveira chromosome 5, complete sequence genome has a segment encoding these proteins:
- the PAN1 gene encoding actin organization and endocytosis protein (EggNog:ENOG410PF8A~COG:T,U~BUSCO:1809at33183) — MYSSSNSFLNPNAARPGQQQYGQPQQQYTGFQQQQQQTGFMPQPTGFAGGQMQPMQPQPTGFPRGPFQQSSFQAQPPQMTGYPPQNQPFQPQQQQSQTTQQQSTPAPPLPARLPGQTSSQIANSFQTISSPTTGVNPHHAPSKIPTQRLSFITAQDQAKFEQLFKSAVGDSQSMDGETARDLLLRSKLPGSELSKIWVLSDTTKSGHLLFPEFALAMYLCNLRLTGRELPPSLPDRVKNEVSSMVDIISFAVPDDNPPVAPKTNVPNFDQPLMQNTSAPPAPQQPQPQQPSNSQLLSQLTAQPTGFYNQATGFQPPSIVAPQPTGFPGQNASLRPQATGLQPNPQATGYTGPRPPMPPMPAGFGSSLSPSQTGAPPLAAQPTGIPGQWGFVNAPATGLPNIEALKQRLMPQPGREGGYTTAGLAGNATIPWAVTKDEKKIYDQLFRAWDGLNKGFIGGDVAIEIMGQSGLDRQDLERIWTLSDPHNRGRLNMDEFAVAMHLIYRKLNGYPIPNRLPPELIPPSTRNLDDSIGAVKSMLSQDAEQRKVSGAFLQPQKTGVSYLKTHSFRTGSASPGFGRKDATVFKNNDDDVVAYKSSARRRAGGTPSPSPSSTPAEKVDNDLSVEQLKKKIRETQIMLDATDFRDENRAEEDEVLNRRDRKEAESLMERIRRVQDDIDTDPKAAFRNADSGAERRALRRQLQAFQDQLPELASNVRKLERSIADSKLELFRLKDAKLHPGAAMEIIGTGPGGAVTEADRIKARARARMQARAAELAGRPAPQADDGSAARRLEEEKATVAAERERHDAMTRDVEESVKEFSQSLEDSLRDQDENSTRDHERRRWEEALGVEDQIRDFIFDLQRNRRTAKVRKEEERAMRADNSSYLQPQARNRSPVNDDGRRGTSPLRSASASPSFAGLSHEERVASARERAQKRIAERMAAAGLRPSSDASESFPERQEREKREKEERRRRAEEEDAKREAERQKRLAQEKSPVTSPPPKPSSKKPPPPPSRKVRTDVTESVEAKKAEDSVVASRARAEQEEKERVLKQEQEAQEAERKQLEDEAKRQEEELAREKEAAQARLRALEEQVRQGKIKKQEEKRRKQQAEKEAKEKEARLAAQRAELEAAQARERELQRQLENMGEEESSSDDEGPIEITPQTSTPTQSQALPAPFPQPSPPAAALPVPAIQEPDQDVAREPSPTLPSPVETPEPVKQTLPPETESRNPYFRQLSQQSAPSAAQPTHEMQSTNPFHRLAQQESTSKSAFTTDATVPGPLERKSRVRPEEDDWSAAESENESDEDDDRVAGGSAKQLASILFGTMAPPRPLSAMDEKTESKAQSPVQNAVVTPPPPPPAPEADHSPEIEAEREIADMSPAAPDDAGFYTPPSIPPPPPPPMPGMEASTGAPPPPPPPPPPPGDAPPPPGGAPPPPPGPPPPAPPGPAPGPPGREAGRGALLADIKAGKGLRKVVTKDRSGVATAGRVL, encoded by the exons ATGTATTCCTCATCGAATTCTTTTCTTAACCCCAATGCCGCCCGCCCTGGCCAACAGCAATATGGCCAGCCGCAACAGCAGTATACCGGCTttcaacaacagcagcagcaaacCGGCTTTATGCCCCAACCGACGGGATTCGCTGGCGGGCAGATGCAGCCGATGCAGCCCCAGCCCACTGGATTTCCTAGAGGGCCATTTCAGCAGTCGTCCTTCCAGGCCCAGCCTCCGCAGATGACAGGCTATCCTCCGCAGAATCAACCTTTCCAACCACAGCAACAACAGTCACAAACAACGCAACAGCAGTCCACACCGGCGCCTCCATTGCCTGCCCGTCTTCCCGGCCAGACATCTTCACAGATCGCAAACTCCTTCCAGACCATATCCAGCCCAACAACGGGCGTCAACCCTCACCATGCGCCTTCAAAGATCCCGACTCAGCGACTTTCTTTCATTACAGCTCAGGATCAAGCTAAGTTTGAGCAGCTTTTTAAGTCGGCAGTTGGGGATTCTCAATCAATGGACGGAGAAACAGCCAGGGACCTCCTCTTGCGCTCCAAGTTGCCTGGAAGCGAGCTATCAAAGATCTGGGTTCTATCCGACACCACAAAATCGGGCCATCTTCTTTTCCCAGAATTTGCATTGGCTATGTACCTGTGCAATTTGCGGTTGACTGGCCGTGAACTTCCCCCTTCCCTTCCGGACCGAGTTAAGAATGAGGTTTCTAGCATGGTCGATATCATTTCCTTCGCTGTCCCGGACGACAATCCGCCCGTCGCCCCGAAAACAAATGTTCCTAATTTTGATCAACCCTTGATGCAAAATACGTCCGCACCACCAGCCCCCCAACAGCCGCAGCCGCAGCAGCCTTCGAATTCACAGCTTCTGTCCCAGCTAACAGCTCAACCCACGGGCTTCTATAACCAGGCAACCGGGTTTCAGCCGCCCTCAATTGTGGCCCCGCAACCCACGGGGTTTCCTGGACAAAATGCTTCTCTTAGACCACAGGCAACTGGGCTCCAGCCTAATCCTCAGGCGACTGGGTACACCGGTCCACGGCCCCCCATGCCACCAATGCCCGCAGGATTTGGATCCAGTTTGTCGCCCTCGCAGACCGGCGCTCCTCCCTTAGCCGCGCAACCGACAGGGATACCGGGTCAATGGGGCTTTGTCAATGCACCAGCCACCGGTTTACCAAATATTGAAGCATTGAAGCAGAGGTTGATGCCTCAACCTGGCAGGGAAGGAGGATATACTACTGCGGGCCTTGCCGGTAACGCCACTATTCCGTGGGCTGTCacaaaagatgaaaagaagaTTTATGACCAGTTATTCCGGGCGTGGGATGGGCTTAATAAGGGCTTCATTGGCGGAGATGTGGCCATCGAAATCATGGGACAGAGTGGCCTAGACCGTCAAGACCTTGAGCGTATATGGACACTCTCCGATCCCCATAATAGAGGTCGTCTGAATATGGACGAGTTTGCCGTCGCTATGCATTTGATTTACAGAAAGCTAAATGGATACCCCATTCCCAATCGCCTACCTCCTGAGTTAATTCCTCCATCGACACGCAACCTTGACGATTCAATTGGCGCTGTAAAGTCTATGCTGTCTCAGGATGCGGAGCAGCGCAAGGTTTCAGGTGCATTCCTTCAACCACAGAAAACCGGCGTCAGTTACCTTAAGACCCACTCTTTTCGCACCGGGTCCGCGTCCCCAGGATTTGGGAGAAAGGATGCAactgtttttaagaataatgACGATGATGTAGTAGCATACAAGTCAAGTGCACGTCGCCGAGCTGGGGGTACTCCATCTCCTTCGCCCTCGTCTACTCCCGCGGAAAAGGTTGACAATGATCTGTCTGTCGAGCAactaaagaagaagatccgTGAGACACAGATCATGCTAGATGCAACGGATTTTAGAGACGAAAACCGCGCGGAAGAGGACGAGGTGCTCAATAGACGTGATAGAAAGGAAGCAGAATCCCTCATGGAACGCATTAGACGTGTTCAGGATGACATCGACACGGATCCGAAGGCTGCCTTCCGGAATGCTGACTCAGGTGCAGAACGACGTGCTTTGAGGCGCCAACTCCAAGCATTCCAGGATCAATTACCAGAATTGGCGTCCAATGTTCGGAAACTGGAGCGCTCAATCGCCGACAGCAAGTTAGAGCTTTTCCGGTTGAAAGATGCAAAATTGCACCCAGGTGCAGCCATGGAGATCATTGGCACAGGTCCCGGTGGCGCGGTTACAGAAGCAGATCGCATTAAAGCTCGCGCACGCGCAAGAATGCAGGCTAGAGCCGCCGAGCTCGCGGGTCGACCAGCCCCACAGGCCGACGACGGATCTGCCGCGCGACGactcgaagaagaaaaggcgaCCGTTGCAGCCGAACGGGAGCGGCACGATGCTATGACTCGAGACGTCGAAGAAAGCGTGAAGGAGTTCTCCCAGAGCCTTGAGGATAGCCTAAGAGATCAGGATGAGAACTCCACGCGCGATCATGAAAGGCGACGCTGGGAAGAAGCGCTTGGCGTTGAAGATCAGATTAGAGACTTCATCTTTGACCTTCAGCGGAATCGTAGAACAGCCAAGGTTCGCAAAGAAGA GGAACGCGCAATGAGGGCCGATAATTCTTCTTATTTGCAGCCTCAAGCTCGTAATCGAAGTCCGGTGAATGACGATGGCCGGAGAGGAACATCTCCCCTTCGATCCGCGTCGGCATCACCTTCATTCGCAGGCTTGTCTCATGAAGAGCGGGTTGCATCTGCACGAGAGCGTGCACAGAAGCGCATTGCCGAACGGATGGCTGCTGCGGGTTTGAGACCTAGTTCTGATGCTAGTGAATCATTCCCGGAGCGCCAGGAACGAGAAAAGCGGGAAAAGGAAGAGCGACGCCGACGtgccgaagaagaagatgcgAAACGTGAAGCGGAGAGACAGAAGCGACTGGCTCAGGAAAAGTCCCCGGTGACATCACCTCCGCCCAAGCCCTCATCTAAGAAACCGCCACCACCTCCGTCGCGAAAGGTCAGAACTGATGTCACTGAAAGCGTCGAAGCTAAGAAAGCGGAGGATTCTGTTGTTGCCAGCAGGGCGAGAGCAGAGCAagaggagaaagaaagagtTCTTAAACAGGAACAGGAAGCCCAGGAGGCAGAGCGTAAACAACTCGA GGACGAAGCTAAGCGGCAGGAAGAAGAGCTTGCACGTGAGAAAGAGGCCGCTCAAGCTCGACTTCGAGCTCTGGAGGAACAAGTCCGACAGGGCAAGATCAAAAAGCAAGAGGAGAAACGCCGTAAGCAGCAGGCCGAGAAGGAagctaaagaaaaagaggctCGGCTTGCGGCGCAACGTGCAGAACTTGAAGCCGCCCAGGCTAGAGAACGAGAACTCCAACGCCAGCTCGAGAACATGGGCGAAGAAGAATCTTCGTCAGATGACGAGGGCCCAATTGAAATTACCCCTCAGACCAGCACCCCTACTCAGAGCCAGGCTTTGCCAGCGCCATTCCCCCAGCCATCGCCCCCGGCCGCTGCCCTCCCAGTTCCGGCGATACAGGAACCTGACCAAGATGTGGCACGAGAACCGTCGCCTACACTTCCCAGCCCCGTGGAGACCCCCGAACCGGTGAAGCAAACGTTACCACCAGAGACCGAGTCTAGGAATCCCTATTTCCGTCAACTTAGTCAACAGAGTGCACCTTCTGCAGCCCAACCCACTCATGAAATGCAATCGACTAACCCCTTCCATCGCCTAGCGCAGCAGGAAAGCACCTCCAAATCTGCTTTCACAACAGATGCAACAGTGCCCGGACCACTTGAACGTAAATCCCGCGTCCGCCCCGAAGAAGATGACTGGTCTGCTGCAGAATCAGAAAATGAATCagatgaagatgacgatCGCGTTGCGGGTGGTAGTGCTAAGCAACTGGCAAGCATCCTCTTTGGAACGATGGCTCCTCCGCGACCGTTAAGCGCTATGGACGAGAAGACGGAGTCCAAAGCACAATCACCGGTGCAAAACGCCGTAGTAACACCTCCACCTCCGCCGCCGGCACCAGAAGCCGACCATTCTCCTGAAATTGAAGCTGAACGCGAAATCGCTGATATGTCTCCCGCGGCTCCTGATGACGCAGGATTCTATACACCTCCATCTATTCCGCCGCCACCCCCACCGCCAATGCCAGGCATGGAAGCATCCACGGGCGCacctccgcctccgcctccgccaCCGCCACCCCCTGGCGATGCTCCGCCCCCTCCAGGCGGAGCCCCGCCTCCGCCACCGGGCCCACCACCTCCCGCCCCACCAGGTCCTGCGCCAGGTCCTCCGGGACGAGAAGCCGGGCGTGGTGCTTTGCTTGCGGATATTAAAGCTGGAAAAGGTCTAAGAAAGGTTGTAACAAAGGATAGGAGCGGCGTAGCTACGGCAGGGAGGGTATTGTAG
- the RPB11 gene encoding DNA-directed RNA polymerase II core subunit (EggNog:ENOG410PQZG~COG:K~BUSCO:14986at33183), with product MPRLSRGSQSGQRSTGPADDDRPFVRQFFDHSGASYRHNPCKTKVRPAKDMVNPFESFVLGPGEKKVEMETDTRVPSTAIFTFNKEDHTLGNLIRSQLLKSQHVQFAGYKVPHPLVHKFILRVQTDGAITPKDAVLTACHELVKDLGTLSREFTKEFELRKMVSTESQQQNAQNGA from the exons ATGCCTCGCCTTTCTCGCGGCTCTCAGTCAGGTCAGCGCTCCACAGGGCCGGCCGACGATGACCGCCCCTTTGTCCGCCAGTTTTTCGACCATTCAGGCGCAAGTTACCGTCACAACCCATGCAAGACCAAAGTTCGCCCTGCAAAAGACATGGTCAATCC ATTTGAGTCTTTCGTCCTCGGGCCGGGAGAGAAGAAAGTCGAGATGGAGACTGACACCC GCGTCCCATCCACCGCGATCTTCACGTTCAATAAGGAAGACCATACTCTTGGAAACTTGATTCGGTCTCAGCTTCTCAAAAGCCAGCATGTCCAGTTTGCTGGATACAAG GTTCCCCATCCCCTCGTCCACAAGTTCATCCTCCGTGTTCAGACCGACGGTGCCATTACTCCAAAGGATGCCGTCCTCACGGCCTGCCATGAGCTTGTCAAGGACCTTGGAACCCTCAGCCGTGAATTTACCAAAGAGTTCGAGTTGAGAAAGATGGTCAGCACCGAATCACAACAGCAGAATGCCCAGAATGGAGCTTAA
- a CDS encoding uncharacterized protein (EggNog:ENOG410PN2Y~COG:C~BUSCO:12238at33183), which yields MAVRTTKAALTAAYPWTKTPLITSAPMLRIAHPPLAVAVSRAGGFGFLAAGFDTADLETSFENTAKLVREHQADNPNFTGADKDILPVGVGFLNWGADINHAIPLIGKYLPAAVWLFGAARPSGEIYGQWAQQVRSVTGGRTKIWVQVGNVTDALDTAHTVKPDVLVIQGSDAGGHGLKQCASIISLLPEVKDALVADGLGDIPLIAAGGIVDGRGMAAALCLGADGVTMGTRFLACEEANIALGYRNEVLRVRDGGLVTGRTTVYDRVRGYNEWPEEYDGRGILNQSFYDSEKGMSDEENQRLYALEMKKGDEGWGPNGRMTTYAGTGVGLVKQVASAKEIIDGVLDQSAMVLSG from the coding sequence ATGGCCGTAAGAACCACAAAGGCCGCGCTCACGGCAGCCTACCCATGGACCAAGACCCCTCTCATCACAAGCGCACCGATGCTGCGTATCGCCCACCCCCCCCTCGCCGTTGCGGTGTCTCGTGCCGGTGGATTTGGCTTTCTGGCAGCCGGATTCGATACAGCAGACCTGGAAACCAGCTTCGAAAACACAGCGAAGCTGGTCCGCGAGCACCAAGCAGACAACCCCAATTTTACTGGCGCTGACAAAGATATCTTGCCCGTCGGCGTTGGATTTCTGAACTGGGGTGCTGACATCAACCATGCGATCCCTCTGATCGGAAAATACCTTCCCGCGGCGGTATGGCTGTTTGGGGCCGCCCGTCCCTCCGGAGAAATATACGGGCAATGGGCGCAACAAGTCCGCTCAGTCACGGGCGGCAGGACCAAGATATGGGTCCAGGTCGGCAACGTCACAGACGCCCTAGACACCGCACACACTGTCAAGCCCGATGTTCTTGTTATCCAAGGTTCCGATGCCGGCGGTCATGGGCTAAAACAGTGCGCGAGTATCATCTCCCTTCTGCCAGAAGTTAAAGATGCCCTTGTCGCCGACGGGCTCGGGGACATTCCGCTCATCGCTGCAGGGGGGATAGTCGATGGGCGTGGCATGGCTGCAGCTCTGTGCTTGGGTGCAGATGGCGTAACCATGGGCACGAGATTCCTCGCCTGTGAAGAAGCGAATATTGCCCTGGGCTATAGAAATGAAGTGCTCCGTGTCCGAGACGGTGGGCTTGTTACGGGAAGAACAACGGTCTACGACCGCGTGAGAGGTTACAACGAGTGGCCCGAGGAGTACGATGGCCGTGGTATTCTCAATCAGAGCTTCTATGACTCGGAAAAGGGCATGTCGGACGAGGAGAACCAAAGGCTGTACGCACTCGAAATGAAAAAGGGTGATGAAGGATGGGGCCCTAATGGTCGGATGACGACGTACGCTGGGACGGGGGTCGGGTTGGTAAAGCAAGTCGCCTCGGCAAAAGAGATTATAGACGGCGTTCTAGATCAATCAGCGATGGTTTTGTCGGGATAG
- a CDS encoding uncharacterized protein (EggNog:ENOG410PGAT~COG:S~BUSCO:5264at33183) — protein MPIKLPKSFARRKSSGNALEDVKPPVEPSFRVFERPHGSSKSFDGTSALQRLAGNQGETPVDDPYPDNIFAGIERPSTAHQYAPDTQPARARAGKLTGSTGSGGTHNSSSTSRLYDSSSSAKFSSSSTLPSDNSAHDLPVPPIPESSFASALRSAGRTFSFGTKAPRLPPTQHGTPRHSESTARERAMTTSTTSTATPPRLLESDLNLESSEDFSNIFDNIGKRKSQLLDSNSLNPSNQLSSSDGAPVPPKGSRPNGSSLLSPIHTNRHSNSIPAPSPSDSQSSSDGLIRPSSPIETNSVTSNRLAQQLGKVRFSDEDSRNPNQPSYSSGRSLTANANAGYTDASFSSSNATLIPNGPSPPALAADNHGLADPEVSSMYASDNDFTTIPLNHRNKQPTSALSNVNPVIPRQNEHSLSAEASLAARYEEVSLKNDEKPTKVMTPAQFERYRQQKEMTRRQSNASTSDSSGDDSEEEEEEDEAEKKRQAANQRKKQEAHLSVYRQQMMKITGEQAKLTNLESKRDSLESTGPSANPNHQPMLPADKAPAGKSGDGDDDDDVPLAILAAHGFPNKNRPPSQLLSSNSNPNLRSSYMLTPPSVAGDTPPPKRKALPVFARNLPQDPYFGASLVNPPNRESFALGGGSPSVYGGPTPTVPPGGLVGMIANEERARAMRRGSPNAQVSFDMPNTSQGMNHLNPGGIGPTLLSQIGGQSNGIGPGDQSQIQVSQQMTQMMQMQIQWMQQMMQMQSMQLGQPMQMNNPNLLQPPGPMQRPVSMVSNMNALQPGPPQVDQRTLSMLDPSSAQWNRHSSFFPATQDTGSTGINLGMMGNPGYAPSVAPSERSNVGTASRYRPVSTVQPPQPNRSSTFTASTPRPWLDEARNSTFTSSSPQPRLNHSGATIRPVSGLVTSAQNANDDDDDDEGWAEMAKAREKKKSGWRFKKGSSPLGDLFHSNQI, from the exons ATGCCGATTAAACTGCCCAAAAGTTTTGCCCGTCGAAAGTCTTCAGGAAATGCGCTGGAAGATGTGAAGCCCCCCGTTGAACCCTCTTTTCGGGTATTCGAGCGACCACACGGAAGTAGCAAGTCGTTTGATGGAACTAGTGCATTGCAGCGCCTAGCTGGAAACCAAGGAGAAACGCCTGTCGACGACCCCTATCCGGACAACATATTTGCGGGCATAGAGAGACCGTCTACAGCCCATCAATATGCTCCTGATACGCAGCCGGCAAGGGCCCGTGCCGGAAAGTTAACGGGCTCGACCGGAAGTGGGGGAACCCACAATTCCTCGTCTACTAGCAGATTATACGATAGCTCTTCTTCGGCCAAATTCAGTTCCTCTTCCACCTTACCTTCAGACAATTCTGCCCATGATCTCCCTGTTCCCCCGATACCTGAATCGTCATTCGCATCTGCATTGCGCTCCGCTGGAAGAACCTTTTCATTCGGCACAAAGGCACCGAGGTTACCCCCTACCCAGCATGGTACTCCGCGACACAGTGAgtccactgccagagaacGCGCAATGACAACAAGCACCACCAGTACGGCCACTCCCCCAAGACTCTTGGAGTCTGACTTGAACCTCGAGTCGTCGGAGGATTTTTCAAATATTTTTGACAATATCGGTAAAAGGAAGAGCCAACTTCTAGACTCGAATTCTCTTAATCCATCAAAC CAACTTTCCTCTAGCGACGGTGCCCCCGTACCTCCGAAAGGCAGCCGCCCGAATGGCTCATCGTTGCTATCTCCCATTCATACTAACCGCCATTCGAATTCGATACCCGCACCGTCCCCGAGCGATAGTCAATCCTCGAGTGATGGTTTGATCAGACCCAGTTCTCCAATTGAGACAAATTCTGTAACATCGAACCGTCTAGCCCAACAATTGGGCAAAGTTCGGTTTTCTGATGAGGACAGTCGAAACCCAAATCAGCCCAGTTACTCAAGTGGCAGAAGCCTAACAGCGAACGCCAATGCTGGTTACACCGACGCTTCTTTCAGCTCCAGCAATGCAACATTGATTCCCAATGGACCTTCGCCACCAGCCCTCGCGGCTGACAATCACGGACTCGCTGACCCCGAAGTGTCGTCCATGTATGCTAGCGACAATGATTTTACCACTATCCCGCTCAATCACCGAAATAAGCAGCCTACATCGGCGTTATCCAACGTGAACCCCGTCATTCCTAGGCAGAATGAACATTCTCTGTCGGCAGAGGCCAGCCTTGCAGCGCGATACGAGGAAGTTTCTTTGAAGAACGACGAAAAGCCGACAAAAGTGATGACACCAGCCCAATTTGAACGGTATCGGCAGCAGAAGGAGATGACCAGGCGACAGAGTAACGCATCTACGTCCGATTCCTCGGGCGACGACagtgaagaagaggaagaagaggacgaggCGGAGAAAAAGCGCCAAGCAGCCAACCAGAGGAAAAAACAGGAGGCCCATCTGTCGGTCTATAGACAACAGATGATGAAGATTACTGGAGAACAGGCGAAATTGACCAACCTTGAATCGAAACGCGATAGTTTGGAATCCACGGGTCCATCTGCGAATCCGAACCACCAACCAATGCTTCCAGCAGACAAAGCGCCTGCTGGAAAGAGCGGTGATGgtgacgatgatgacgacgTTCCTCTTGCTATTCTAGCTGCGCATGGATTCCCAAACAAAAATCGACCTCCCTCACAGTTGTTATCTTCAAATTCTAATCCAAACCTTCGATCTTCCTATATGCTTACACCTCCTTCGGTTGCGGGCGACACACCTCCGCCGAAACGCAAGGCTCTCCCTGTTTTCGCTCGTAATCTTCCCCAAGACCCATATTTCGGTGCAAGCCTTGTCAATCCACCCAACAGAGAATCTTTCGCTTTGGGTGGTGGTTCCCCCTCCGTTTACGGAGGGCCAACGCCAACGGTGCCACCTGGAGGTCTGGTAGGGATGATCGCGAACGAGGAACGTGCGAGAGCAATGAGGAGGGGTAGTCCAAACGCTCAAGTCAGTTTTGATATGCCAAACACCTCGCAAGGCATGAATCACTTGAACCCTGGAGGTATTGGGCCTACGTTATTGTCACAAATTGGAGGACAGTCGAATGGCATAGGTCCCGGCGACCAAAGTCAAATTCAAGTGTCACAGCAGATGACTCAAATGATGCAAATGCAAATCCAGTGGATGCAACAGATGATGCAGATGCAAAGCATGCAACTTGGGCAGCCGATGCAGATGAACAACCCAAATCTTTTACAGCCTCCGGGCCCAATGCAACGCCCTGTGTCCATGGTATCGAACATGAATGCACTTCAACCTGGTCCTCCTCAAGTCGACCAGAGAACACTGAGCATGCTTGATCCGTCCTCCGCCCAGTGGAACAGACACTCCTCGTTCTTCCCGGCAACCCAGGACACGGGAAGCACGGGCATTAATCTCGGAATGATGGGGAACCCCGGCTACGCGCCTTCAGTCGCACCTTCGGAGCGGAGCAACGTAGGAACAGCATCGCGATATCGACCTGTGTCCACAGTTCAGCCCCCGCAACCTAACCGCTCATCCACCTTTACGGCGTCCACACCTCGCCCATGGCTAGATGAGGCACGGAATTCCACATTTACATCGTCCAGCCCGCAGCCAAGATTAAATCATTCGGGCGCTACTATCAGACCAGTCAGTGGACTGGTTACATCCGCTCAAAACGccaatgatgatgatgacgatgacgaagGTTGGGCAGAGATGGCCAAGGCcagggaaaagaagaagagcggATGGCGGTTCAAGAAAGGCTCGTCGCCGCTCGGTGATCTGTTCCATTCTAATCAGATTTAA
- a CDS encoding uncharacterized protein (EggNog:ENOG410PM3S~COG:L~BUSCO:4772at33183) encodes MANNNTRPRRNIQGPHSALTDFLASHNISAAAIRDSYQRRVADAAQQNDVESTVDTPEDEEEDSVYEEVEATRKRARRNLATAKANAKKKQKAKRSGDHEDSDDDDDELLETMMYQKRKAVPGQLANCEICSKRFTVTPYSISGPEGGLLCTQCSKKQTAEEKKAKAKVRKPSKRGRRQNYSNLLDGIAQSGAFSLLETCIKKVADSIHDIDEFGDLPEGLLHRLSQILSKRRVMTPRTLELFLRRDVSSIDIYDCAKLETEDFQKIFAFMPYLERVNLRCAGQFKDSTLEYITGRESHIRELQLDSSNLVSDECWQKFFKTCGHKLESLKLSNLDCSMGDETIEQMVKNCQNLRRLKIKECWRPGNESLKSISTLTRLEHLSLDFMQETDLETLGQLIHNVGPNLRTLSLRGFKNADDRILGAVHQRCKRLNKLRFADNATCTDKGYAHLFTNWQAPPLAFIDLSGARHIDNAVPDGPEEPVGLASEGFKALMEHSGDKIETLNISSCRHVSFDAFASTFDESRTYPKLKELDISFHTKVDDFLVNSIFKCCPALRRLIAFACFNITGAKVPSGVALIGGVNACSSIAIEDGVA; translated from the exons AT GGCGAACAATAATACCCGTCcgaggaggaatatacagGGCCC ACATTCGGCTCTAACGGATTTCCTCGCC TCGCATAATATATCTGCTGCTGCGATTCGTGATAGCTATCAGCGACGCGTTGCAGACGCGGCTCAACAAAATGATGTCGAAAGCACGGTTGATACGCCTGAGGATGAAGAGGAGGACTCTGTCTACGAGGAGGTCGAGGCTACGAGAAAGCGGGCTCGTAGGAATCTCGCTACCGCAAAAGCCaatgcaaagaagaagcagaaggcTAAGCGATCTGGAGATCATGAAGAcagcgacgacgacgacgacgagcTTCTGGAGACAATGATGTatcagaaaagaaaagcggTCCCAGGGCAGCTAGCCAACTGTGAAATTTGCAGCAAGCGATTCACTGTCACGCCCTACAGCATAAGTGGACCTGAAGGCGGACTCTTATGTACCCAATGCTCTAAAAAGCAGACAGCagaggagaagaaagcaAAGGCAAAAGTTCGCAAACCTTCGAAAAGAGGGCGCCGCCAAAACTATAGCAACTTACTTGACGGCATTGCGCAAAGTGGTGCTTTTAGCCTGTTAGAAACGTGTATTAAG AAAGTGGCGGATAGCATACATGATATCGACGAGTTTGGCGATTTGCCGGAGGGTCTCCTGCATCGTTTAAGCCAAATTTTATCAAAGAGGCGCGTCATGACTCCTAGGACATTAGAACTTTTCCTTCGGCGCGATGTTAGCAGCATTGACATCTATGACTGTGCCA AACTCGAGACAGAGGACTTCCAGAAAATCTTCGCCTTCATGCCGTATCTCGAAAGGGTCAATCTTCGTTGTGCTGGTCAATTTAAAGATTCCACTTTGGAGTACATCACGGGTAGAGAGTCCCATATTAGGGAGTTGCAACTCGACTCCTCTAATCTTGTGTCGGATGAATGCTGGCAAAAGTTCTTTAAAACTTGTGGCCATAAGCTGGAGAGCCTGAAGCTGTCAAACCTGGACTGCTCCATGGGAGACGAAACCATTGAACAGATGGTGAAGAACTGCCAGAACCTACGTCGTTTGAAGATAAAGGAATGTTGGAGACCCGGAAACGAGTCGTTGAAGTCGATTTCCACCTTAACGAGACTCGAGCATCTGTCTTTGGACTTTATGCAGGAGACAGATTTAGAGACCCTCGGTCAACTCATTCACAACGTTGGGCCTAACCTTCGAACGCTCTCGCTGCGAGGCTTTAAAAATGCAGACGACCGTATACTGGGAGCAGTTCATCAGCGATGTAAGCGGCTCAACAAGTTACGATTTGCAGACAACGCTACTTGTACCGACAAGGGCTATGCACATCTCTTTACCAATTGGCAAGCTCCCCCGTTGGCTTTTATCGATCTTTCCGGTGCTCGCCATATCGATAACGCGGTGCCGGATGGGCCTGAGGAGCCGGTTGGTCTTGCGTCGGAAGGTTTCAAGGCACTGATGGAGCATTCCGGCGATAAAATCGAAACGCTCAACATCAGCTCTTGTCGTCATGTGTCATTTGATGCCTTTGCCTCAACCTTTGATGAAAGTCGAACTTATCCCAAGCTAAAGGAGCTAGACATCTCCTTTCACACCAAGGTAGACGATTTTCTTGTCAATAGCATTTTCAAGTGCTGCCCGGCATTGAGAAGGCTCATCGCCTTTGCCTGCTTCAATATCACGGGCGCCAAGGTCCCTTCTGGGGTTGCCCTGATCGGTGGAGTCAATGCCTGTAGCTCAATTGCTATCGAAGATGGCGTGGCATGA